Proteins encoded in a region of the Acomys russatus unplaced genomic scaffold, mAcoRus1.1, whole genome shotgun sequence genome:
- the LOC127186496 gene encoding UBA-like domain-containing protein 2, with product MSVNTDELRHQVMINQFVLAAGCAADQAQQLLQAAHWQSETALSTFFQESNIPNSHHHPQMMCTPSNTPATPPNFPDALAMFSKLRASEGLQSSSPMTAVACSPPANFSPFWAASPPNHPTPWIPPSSPNSFRHLHCPQPTWPPGASQGGAQQKAMAAMDGQR from the exons ATGTCGGTGAACACGGACGAGCTGCGGCACCAGGTCATGATCAACCAGTTCGTGCTGGCCGCGGGCTGCGCGGCCGACCAGGCGCAGCAGTTGCTGCAGGCGGCGCACTGGCAGTCCGAG ACCGCCCTAAGCACGTTCTTCCAAGAAAGCAACATTCCtaacagccaccaccacccgcaGATG ATGTGTACTCCTAGCAACACCCCTGCCACACCGCCCAACTTCCCTGATGCGCTGGCCATGTTCTCCAAGCTTCGAGCCTCTGAGGGCCTGCAGAGCAGCAGCCCCATGACAGCCGTGGCCTGCTCCCCCCCTGCAAACTTCAGCCCCTTCTGGGCCGCATCCCCACCCAACCACCCAACGCCCTGGATCCCGCCCTCTTCCCCGAACTCCTTCCGCCATCTCCACTGCCCACAGCCCACGTGGCCCCCTGGAGCATCTCAGGGGGGCGCCCAGCAGAAAGCCATGGCAGCAATGGACGGCCAGAGATGA